One bacterium genomic window, GTTGGAAGCCCGTTGCCTCGGCAAACCGCTCGCCAGAAAGCGTCACCGGGAACTTCAAATAATCCAGGGCACCGGGCGGCCAGGGCACGACACCCGCGCCGAAGAGCATCCGGATCGCCGGACGGAAGAGCGGCTCCAGGATCGGGGTCGCTCGGCCCCCGGTCTCACGAATCGCCGTGTGAAGCGGCACCTGCCCCGGCCCCACGACATTGAAGACGCCCTGCAGGCCCTGCTCGAGGGCCTGGGCGATCGCTTCGGTCATGTCGGCCTCATGCATGAACTGCATCATGGGATCGAAACCGAGAACGGTCGGCACGCGCTCACGTCGCAGGAAGTTGGCGATCGTCGCGCTCACATTCGCACCGAGCACGTTGACCGGCCGCAACACCGCGGTGCGAATATGCGGGTACTTCCACAAGAAAGCGCTGGCGAGGCTATCGACCTCTACCAGGTCGCGAATTTCGGGATAGCTGCGGCTGGCGGAGAGCGGTTGCTCCTCATCCAGGTAGAAGGGATTTTCCGGAAAGGCGCCGTAGACGTAGCCGCTCGAGACGACCACGACCTTCTGAACCCCGTATTCGATGCTGTGATCGAGCAGCTGCTTCGTGCCACGGACGTTCACATCATGGCGGCGTTTCGGGTCCCCCTTGAAGTGGCGGATCATGCCCAGATGGACGATTGCATCCGGGCGCTCGGTCCGAATCACGTCCTCGAATTTGCGTTTGCGCAGATCGAGGCTGTAGACCGAGACTTCGTCAGGAGCTCCCCGCCAGGGAGCCCAATCCACGCCGCAGACCTTGAAGTTGGCCATCAAACGACTGGCCAACAGCCGTCCCTGGCCACCGGCGATGCCGGTGATGAGGACTTTTTCCATAGGGGTCCCGAGGGGTTGCGGCCACGAGGGTATCGAGATGATGAGGGCCCCACTACCCCTGCCGCTTCGAACCGGTATCCTGCGCGGCGGCAAAACTCCGGGGCGCGGGGCCCCAGATTGCCTCCCCCGCGCAGCGCACGCCTGCAAGCAGCACCCCGGGGGACAGGAGGGCACCGATTGGCCCTGGCCGAAGCGCAATATCAAGACATCGAGATTCCGCTTTCAGAACCGGTCCACGGTCTGGAATCGGTGAAGGGTGTGCTCGGCGTTCCCGAGTGGTGGCCTACGGGCTCGCGAATCAGTGTCGTCCTCGCCCAGGGCCAGGCCGGGGATGACCCGTTGATCGAGGGCCTCCAGCGCTCCCTGACCGAGCGAAAATATCTGACCCTGCGCTTCTGTTTCCCGTACCAGCAGGCCGGCAAGAAGAAGCCCGATGATCCGCGCATCCTGCAGCGCACCTTTCATTCAGCCGTGAACCTGCTCGGCCGGGATCCGACCGCGGCTCCGGCGCATGTCTTCATCGGCGGCAAGAACGTCGGCGCCATGGCCGCAGCCCACGCGGCGACCGCCCGGTTGCGAATCGAAGGCATCTTCTTCCTGGGCTTCCCCCTCCACAAGCAGGACAAACCGCAAGACCTCCAGGCCGACCGTCTATGGCGGGTGATCAACCCGATGCTCTTCCTGCAGGGCAACAAGGACCGCCACTGCGACCTTCCGTCGCTGCGAACCACACTCGGACGGGTCGGCGCGCCGGTGCAACTGCATGTGATCGACGAAGCCGACCACGCGCTCAAGGTCGCGAAGAAATCCGGCCGCACGGCGGAAGAAGTGGAGGCCGAGGTCTTCGCAACGCTGGAAGCCTGGCTCCTCAAGACGCTCGGCGACGCCGCGTAGCCAACGTGGGCTGGCATAGCCTCGAACCGGCGTCCAAGCTTCGAGAAGGCGAGATCAAGACCTTTCGGATGGGTGGGCGCTACCTGGCCATCGGACGCACCGCCGATGGCTACTTCGCAATGGACGATCTCTGCCCCCATGCGGGCGGCAGCCTGGGTGAAGGCATGCTCGATGACGAATGCGTGCTCTGCCCCATCCACGGTTACGCCTATCATGTGCGCACGGGCGAGGGCTTCGACGATGGCAACGAGGTCCAGGTCTATCAGGTCGAGCTCCAGGGCGAACTGCTGCGGGTGAATCTTCACGACGAGGAGTGAGAAGACAATGTTCATCGCGATGAATCGGTTTCGCATCGCTCTCGGGAGCGAGGAAGTCTTCGAGGAGCTGTGGCGCAGTCGGGATTCGTACCTGGAAGAGGTGCCGGGCTTTCGCACCTTCCAGCTGCTGAAGGGGCCGGCGGACGACGAGGCCGTCCTCTACGCCTCCCACACCGTCTGGGAGAGCCAGGAGGCCTTTTCGGCCTGGACCGAATCCGAGCATTTCCGGAAGGCCCACGCCCGGGGCCGGGCGCCCCAGGGCACCTACCTCGGCCCTCCCCAGTTCGAGGGCTTCGAGGTCGTGCTCTAGCAGGTTGCGGAAGAACCCCTCCCGTCGCCTGCTTGGCCTTCGTGGGCGATGATCCCTGGGTGGATGCTCGCTGCCTGGTTCACCCGCTCCTGCTGCTCGCTCTGATGCTGACGCCCGCCGCCGGCCCCTCTCCCGTGCGGGCCGCCGGCCCGCCGATCGCGAAGGCCCCGCACCCTTTCCTGGAGATCGATGCGCCGGCCCTCGCCGAGGACACGACCGACGATCCGCTCTTCGAGGTGCGAGGCCATGGCGGCAGCCGGCGCGGCGATGGCCACGACGTCGTCATCGCCCTCGACGTTTCTGAGAGCACCTTGCTCGATTCCGGCCTCGAGCTCGACGGCGACGGCCCCTCGGGCAGGACGGACCCCGCACTCATCGAGTGGCTCATCGAGCAGACAGGCGAAACGCCGCTCGTGCAGCGATTGCGCGACGAGCAGGATTTCGAGGACACGGTCCTCGCCGCCGAACTCGAGGCAGCCCGTGCGCTGGCTTCCCGTCTCGATCCGGCGCGCTTCCGCGTCGGCGTCGTCACCTTCGCCGAAGAGGCCCGGGTGGTCGCACCGCTCGGCGCCACACGCAATGAGTTGGCCCGCGCCTTGACCGACGTTCCCCGCGATCTGTTCTGGGAATCCGCGGGCACGAACTATCAGGCCGCCGTCGAGAAGGCCCACGACCTCCTGCGCCCTCCTCTGGGCCTTCCGGACGATCGACTGCGTTCGATCGTGTTCCTGTCGGACGGCGCACCGACGCGCCCTCTGCTCGGAAATCGAGCCGAGCGCTACGCCCTTGAAGCGGCCGTGGCAGCCGGCCGAGATGAGATCCGCCTGTTCGCATTCGCAATCGGCCCCGAGGCCGAGAGTGGCCTGGAGGTGCTCGCCCGCATGACCGGGTGGACGTCTGGCCGGCTCGAGACCGTCACCCGCCCGGGGCTCATCGTGAACCGCCTGCGCCAGCTCGACCTCGTGGGCCTCGCGCACCTGGAGGTCGTCAACGTGACGACCGGTGAAGCGGCCCGGGCCTTGCGCGTGTTTCCCGACGGCAGCTTCGATGCCTTCGTCGAGCTGAAACCAGGCACGAACGAGCTGCGCTTCCTGGCCCGGGACCGGGACGACGAGGAGCATGAGATCGTGCGCCGCGTGGAGTATCGACCCGGCGCGACGCCTTCGGAAACGCCACCGGCCGTGGCGAGCGGCCCGCCCGGCGCCGAGGCCACGAACCTCGAGAAGCTGCGGACTCGAACCGCAGAGATCGAGGCGCTCGCGGAGATGGAGGCTCGCCGCCAACACGCGAAGGAGCTCCAGATTCGTGCGGAAGAGCGATCGCAACGCTGATGGTGCACCCTCATCGACCAGGAGACAGCGTGAGCCCTTCAAGCGACCTCTACTTTCATCAGATGCCCGCCGGCGAGATGGCCAACCTGGTCTACCTGGTGGGGAGCCGTGAGACCCGGGAGTGTCTCCTCGTCGATCCCGCCTGGAATGTCGGCGGACTCCTCGACCAGGCGGCGGCCGACGACATGAACGTGGTTGGCGCACTCGTGACGCACTACCACCAGGATCACGTCGGCGGTTCCATCTTCGGTATGGAGATCGAGGGGCTCGCGGAGCTGATGGCGCGCCAGCCGGTGCCGGTGCACGTCAACAAGCAGGAAGCCGACGGGTTGCGGCAGGTGACCGGCATCTCAGAGAACGACATCGTGCGCCATGAGGGCGGCGATACGATCGAGCTCGGCTCGATGACCATCCGCCTCTTGCACACTCCCGGCCATACACCCGGCTCGCAGTGTTTCCTGGTCGAACCCGCGGATGGACCCGGCAGCCTGGTGTCTGGCGACACCCTCTTCCTTGGCAGCTGTGGCCGCGTCGATCTGCCGGGAGGCGACCCGACAGCGCTGTATGACAGCCTTCACAACCAGCTGGGCAAGCTGCCGGACGAGACGCTTCTCTACCCGGGCCACCTCTATTCCACCGAGCCGTCCTCCACGATGGCCGAGCAGAAACGCACGAATCCCTACCTGCGTGTGACGCGGCTCGAGGACTTTCTCGGTTTCATGGGTCACTAGTCTTCGTCTCGCGGCTGTAAGCCCTCGGATCTGGGGCACTTTCCCCCGCCGCGGTTGTTGAAAAGCGCCCCCCACTCCGTTACCGTCCGCCCTCGCTCGAAGCCCCCTCCCCCGTTGGGACCGGAGCGCCTCGGGCCCCCTTTGACCGTAACCCGGAGGCTGTGTCCCCATGAAGATCCTGGTCTGCCTGAAGCAGGTGCCGCACCAGGATGCCCGTCTCGATATCGATGGCGCGGGCACCTGGATCAAAGAAGATGGCATCAAGTTCGAGATCAACAGCTACGACACGTTCGCCCTCGAGGAAGCGCTGCGCATCAAGGATGCAGGCGAAGCCGAGGTGGTGGTGGTGTCGATCGGTCCCGATCGTGTGACCCAGGCCCTGCGCACGGCGCTCGGCATGGGCGCCGACCGCGCCGTCCACGTGAAGGACGCGGAGATCGACGGTTCCGATGCCCTTGGTATTGCCAAGGTGCTGGCCGCCGTGGCCAAGGAAGAGAGCCCGGATCTCGTCCTGATGGGCCTGATGTCCGACGACGGCAACGCGTCGGCTGTGCCGCCGATGCTCGCCGAGCTGATGGGCGTACCGAGCGCCACCGCCGTCATGAAGGCCGAGCCCGAGGGTGACGGCTACCGCTGCGAGCGTGAGCTCGAGGGCGGCGCCCTCGAGGTGGTTGACCTCGCCAAGCCCTGCTTGATCGCGGTGCAGTCTGGCCTGAACCAGGTCCGCTACGCCTCACTCAAGGGCATCATGGCCGCGAAGAAGAAGCCCCTGGATACGAAGGGCGCGGGCGATCTCGGCCTTTCGGGCACCGTGGGTGCAGCTGGCGCCAAGGCGCAGATCGAGAAGATCTACGCACCGGTGCGCGGCGAAGGCGCAGAGATCATCGAAGGCTCGACCGACGAGGTGGTGACCCAGCTCGTTGGCAAGATCAAGGAGCTGGGCCTCCTCTAAGGGGAGCCTGCACAAGGAGAACACCGATGGGCAACATCCTCATCGTCACGGAAATCAAGGACGGCGTGATCCGCGAAGCCAGCTACGAGCTGGCCGCCTTCGCCCAGAAGCTCGGCGGCGACGTCAAGAGCCTGGTCATTGGCAGTGGCATCGCCGGCGAGGCCGAGAGCTTCGCCAAGAAGGGCGGCGGCACGGTCTATGTGGCCGACGACGCCTCGCTCGCCAACTACAACGTCGAGGGCTACGCCGCAGCCATTCGCGCCGCGGTCGATGCCTCGGGTGCCGATGTGGTGCTCATCTCCAACACACCGAGTGGTTGGGATGTGGCTCCGCGCATCGCCGCGGGCCTGGACATCGCATTCGTCTCGGATGTCTTCGATTTCCAGGACGGCGCCTACATTCGCCGCGTCTTCAACGGCAAACTCGATGCCCGGATCGCCGTGCCTGGAGACAAGGCCGTCGTGACGATCCAGCCGGGCGCCTTGCCGGCCTTCGAAGGTTCCAGCGACGGTGGAACCGAGAGCCTCTCGGTCGACACCTCCGGTGCGCGTTCGAAGTTCGTCGAAACCAAGGTCGCCGCATCCAAGGGCGTCGATCTTTCGGCAGCCGAGGTCATCATCTCGGGTGGCCGCGGCGTGGGAGATCCGGAGAAGTTCAAGGAGGTCATCCAGCCCCTGGCCGACGTTCTGGGCGGCGCCATGGGCGCCTCGCGCCCGGTGGTCGATGCCGGCTGGCTGCCCCACGAGTACCAGGTCGGCTCGTCAGGTCAGGTCGTGACGCCGAAGCTCTACGTCGCCGCCGGCATCTCCGGTGCCATCCAGCACCTGGTCGGCATGAAGGGCTCCAACTTCATCATCGCCATCAACAAGGACGCCGACGCGCCGATCTTCGAGGTCGCCCAGATCGGCGTCGTCGCCGATCTCTTCGACGTCATCCCCGCCCTGACGGCCGCCCTCCAGGAGGCCAAGGGCTAGACCCACTGCGAGGCGTTGACTTCGGGGACGGGGTTTACAATTGACTCATCGGAAGGGGGCTTTGCCCCCTTCCGATAAGTCAATTGTAAACCCCGTCCCCGAAGTCAACGCCGGTCAGTCGCCCCGGTAGTCGACGAAGATGGGCGAGGACCAGGCTCGCTCTTCGGTCTCGGCCAGGCAGTCATCGCTCCACGGGCGGTCCGAGCACGGCGACGTCGCAACGCAGCGCCCCGTCTCGTCGAATGTGCAGGCGAGCGGGTCCGCTTGTACGGCCCGACTCGGAGCTTCGATCGCGCGCACGTAGTAGACCGCATCACGCTCCGGGCCCGTGAAGTCCGGATCCGTGAAGGCCGCCTGACAGCCCGACGGATCGCCGCTGCATTGGATCACCCGCCACGGATCCTCGATCAGGGGCGTCACGTCTTCGCTCGGATTCTCCTGGGGAAGGATGCGGACGATCTCCAGACGGCTGATCGGACGACGCTCGTCCGAGGGGTGGTAGCACTCGCCCTGGCAGACGCGTTCGAGGCGCCCGGGGGCCATCGCCGCACCGGCGTCAGCCGGGCAGCCCGGCTTCTGCTCGAAGGAGCCGACCGCACGCACCTGGAAGATCGGCGGCTCTGCCAGCGCGACCTGCCCACCCATCGGAACCGGGCTGCCGTTCGGACCGTTCAACAGATCGAACCACAACAAGATGCGCGGGCCGCTGGTGCCATACACTTCCTTGCGTTGCATGGCATCCCAGATCTCTTCCCGGCTCCGCCCCTCCGAGTGGACCGCGGCAAGACCGCCTGTCATGAAGAACGAGGACTGACGTTCGGTCTCCCAGCTCGAGAAGACCGCCGTGGAAAACTCGGTGGCGGCGGGCTCCGAGTGGGCGACCGGCTCGCGATCCGGCGGCGCTCCGAGTGGAGTGTGCACGAAATTCCCGAACCGGGCCTCCGTCAGCTCGGCGCGGGAGAACTCCTTGTAGCCGGTGCCCGGCCGGCCCGAATGATTGTCACTCGAAGCGATGATGCCGAAACGGAAGCGATCGGCGTCGGCCTCAGCTTCCGGATCGGAGAGCGAGAGGATGTACTGGACCGAGCTCTTCGGCCGGTAGTTGAAGGACGGAATCTCGCAGTCGCGACATTGGCCGGCGTCCTGCCATTCCGTCGCCACCACGCCGGGAACGGTAGAGGCGCCTCCGTTGCGATCTGCATCGACCCAATGCTGGCGAGCCACCGCGGCGCGTTCCTGGCACTCCTCTTCCCCTGCACCCTCTGCTGCGCAGCGCGCCTGGATGATCTCACCGGCGCGCCAGCAAGAGGGAAGGTAGGAATCGGTCGGAGGAGGACAGGTCCGCGACCCGTCCGCTCCGAGGATCACTTCCCTGAACGGACGGTACTCCTCCGAGTTCCCATGCCCGCTCATCACCTCGATCAGACGCTGCGCCTCCGGATCGTGCATTCCCGCTACAAGCTGTTTGTCCCAGGCCGAGCCCGGCGGTGTGTAGTAACCCCAGGTCGTGCCGTGCGGGATGACGAGCGTGGCGAGGTTCCAATCGCGGAGCTTCTCGAACAACAACTTCGGCGTGGGCGCGATCTCCCTGCAGTTGGTGGGAAGATCGCGGACCGGAACGTCCGCTTCGCAGTCGACGAATCCCCCCGTCTCCAGGAGGTATTCGGCGAACTCCGGCCCGCCGGTCTTCCAGGCCGCGACACTGAGGAGGCCCAGTACGACCGGCGGTGGGGCCGTGATGCCCTCTTCAGCCGCTCCACCCGGAATACCAGCGCTGATCGGGCGGGTCGGGATCCGTTCGTCCTCGAGATCCCGGAGGATCACGTTCTTGTGGCCGTAGTGGCTATCGGGCGTCGTACCGACCTGGGTCCACTCCCAGCCGAGGAACGCCACCGTATCCGGATTCTCCGAATCCCCCGCAACGGCATTGCATTGGCGGACCGTGTCGACAGTCTCGGCCCAGCGGCGCGGGCCGAGCGTGACCGCATGGTCGTTGATCGACCAGAAATCCAGGCCGGCACAGTGGCGCGCAAAGTCGCAAGCATCGGCCACCGGGTAGGCGCCGTCTCCACCGGCCATCGGCAGGCTCATCTGAAATGCGTCGAACGAGAAGGTCGAGTGCACATGGAGATCGCCAAACAAGATCTGCTTCGAGCGAGCGACCCCAAGCTCGTGCGCAGCACTCTGCACGGCTTCCGCCCGCGCGGCCACGACGGCCGGAGCGATCTCTCGGGCTTCCGGTGTCCCACCAAGAGGCGCCGGCGTACCGGCGCCGGTGCCCGCGTAGTGGAGAAAGCCGAGCACCCCCGCCAGGAGAAGGCCGAGAATGACGAGAGAGCGGCGCAACATGGGGACTCCTTCAGGAAGACAATCCGACGCGTAGCGTAGGCCGCCTGGGCGGTCCTTCGCACGGGCGATACCTTCTCCGTCGATGACACCCACGGGCGAAGACTCGATTGGAGAGTTGGTCGACGGCATGCTCGGGCGCCCTCGGCTCGAGATCGCCAGCTCAGAGGCCGAGCTCTGGAACGAGGCGCTCGACGGACTCCGCACCCGACTTCGTGAGCAGGGCGCCCTGCCCGGCCTACCCACCCCGCGTCCACCGAAAGACCTGGACGACCCCTTCGGCCTCGACCCGGAAGCCATCGGACGCGCTCGCCCCTTCTTCGAGTTCCTGTATCGGCGCTGGTTCCGCGTGCGCAGCCAGGGCTTCGAGCACATCCCCCAGGACGGCGCCGTCATCCTGGTTGCGAACCACGGCGGCGTCCTCCCCTTCGACGCGGCCATGCTCATCATGGACGGCCTTCTGCAGACCGACCCGCCCCGGGTCTTACGCGCTCTGGTGGATCGCTTCGTCGAGCAGATCCCCGCTGTGCGCCCGTTCTACTCGGCGATGGGCCAGGTGATCGGCACGCGCGAGAATTTTCGTGCCCTGCTCGCCCGAGGCGATCGGGTCCTGATCTTCCCCGAGGGCGTGGCGGGCATCGGCAAGAGCTTCCGCTCTCGCTTCGAACTCGAGCGCTTCCACTCGGGTTTCGTCGAAGAGGCGCTCCTCGCGCAGGTACCGATCGTACCCGTGGCGATGCTCGGCCCCGAGAGCCAGGCCCCGGTGATCGCGAATCTCGAAACGCTGGCGGGGCAACTCGGGCTGCCAAGCCTCCCGATTACGCCCACCTTCCCATTGTTCGGGCCGCTCGGGCTCCTCCCGCTTCCTGTCAGCTACCGCATCGCCTACGGCCCGCCGATCGCCCCGGAGGAACTCCTCGCGGAGCCACCGGAACGGTCCGCCGTGGAGATCCGCCAGCGGGTCATGGGCATGCTCCAGGGCCTTCGCCGGAGCTAGCTGCGGGGCGATCAGCGGCTACCCTCTCGCGCCCGAATTCCCTGGAGATCCAAAGGCTTATGGCCGTCGACACCTCGAACTTCAAGAACGGTCTCAAGATCGAAATGGACGGTGAGCCGTTCGTGATGACCTATTTCCAACACGTGAAACCCGGCAAGGGCGGTGCATTCGTGCGCACCAAGATGAAGAACCTGCGCACAGGCCGCGTACTCGACAAGACCTTCCGCTCGGGGGAGAAGGTGGCCGAGGCCGACATCGATGAGCGCCACATGCAGTACCTCTACCAGGATGGCGAAGATCTCGTGTTCATGGACAACGAGAGCTACGACCAGATGTCGCTCTCGAAGGCGCAGGTTGGGGATGCGGTGAAGTTCCTGAAAGAGAACATCGAGATCGATGTGATCCTCTACAAGGGAACGCCCATCAACATCGAGCTTCCTGCCTTCATCCAAGCCGAAATCGCCACGACCGACCCGGGCGTGAAGGGCGACACGGCCTCTGGCGCCACCAAGCCCGCGACGCTCGAGACCGGCGCGGTGGTCCAGGTGCCGCTCTTCCTCAAGGAGGGCGAGGTCGTACGCGTGGACACCCGCACGGGCGAATACGTGGAGCGGGTGAACAAGTAGAGCCAGATGCGCGGCGACCAGCTCGCAAGGCAATGGCGTCTGATCCAGCGGTTGACCCGTAGCCACTACGGAATCGGCCTCGACGACCTGGCCAGCGATCTCGAGGTCACACGCCGCACGGTCTACCGCGATCTCGACGCCCTGATGTACGCGGGCTTCCCGGTCACCAGTGAGAAGCGGGACGGGCGCGTGTTCTACCGGCTGTACGAGACCTTCGAACTCGGCGACGCACCCTTTACGGCGGACGAAGTCCTCGCGTTGGCGTTCGGCGAAGACCTGCTCGGCATCCTCGAGGGCACGGTCTTCCATGATTCGATCCACTCGGCCATGGCCAAGGTGCGCGCGAGCCTCGGGCCGGAACTCACGGCCTTTCTGGAGCAGCTCCGCAGTTCCTTCCGCATCCAACCCGGCCCCCACAAGAAGTACGACGAGTTGCGAGACGTGATTCGCGTCTTCAACGAGGCCGTCCTCGATCACCGCTGCGTCGCGATGGAGTACCAGACCGGCCGCACTGGCGAGGTGAGCGTGCGGAATCTGGATCCCTACCGGGTCTGGTACAAGAACGGCGGCCTCTACGTGATCGGCCACGACCACAAGAGTGGTGAGGTGCGAACCTTCGCCGTGGATCGGGTTCGGGAGGCCAGCCTGACCGAAAGCCCCTTCGAAGTGCCGGAGGATTTCGACTTCGACGCCTACACGGGCTCCTCATTCGGCGTGGTCGCCGAGCCGCCCGAGCCGGTGCGCCTGCACTTCGAAAAGCGCTGGGCCCTGTATGTCCAGGAGCATGCCTGGCACCCAAGCCAGGAGATGACGGCCCGCGAAGACGGCAGCATCGAACTCCGTATGCAGGTCGGAACCGGGGAAGAGCTGACCCGCTGGGTCCTCTCCTTCGGCTCCGGCGTGCGCGTGCTCGAACCCACCTCGCTCGCCGAATCCGTTACCAGCGAACTCCGCGCCACCCTGGACCGCTACTAGACCCGACCCCGCCCGTTGCGTTCTTGCTTGATACCCCATAGGGGTATAAGGTATCCGTATGGATGACGACACTCGGACGGCGGTGGAACGGCGGCTCAAGCGGGTTGCGGGGCAGGTCGCGGGGATTCAGCGGATGATCGACGAGGAGCGCTACTGCGTCGATGTCCTGTTGCAGATCGCCGCGGTTCGGGCGGCCCTCGACCAGGCGGGGAAGCTCGTGCTTGGGAGTCATGTGGAGACCTGCGTGGCCCAGGCCTTCGCCAGCGGCAGCCCCGCGGAACGCAAGCGCAAGAAGGATGAGCTGCTGGACGTCTTCTCGAAATTCGGGCGGCTCGGGCGATGAGTTCCGGGGCCCCCGAATCTGGATGGGATTGGATCTGCCCGATGTGCCCGGGCGTTGGCGCAATGGAGCCGGGACCCTGCCTGCAATGCGGGATGGCCCTGGAGCCGGCCGATCCGACTGCAGATGTCGAGGACGACGGCGAGCTCCATGACATGCAGCGACGCCTGTGGGTCTGCGCGTTGCTCGCGGGCCCCCTGTTGATCTTGACGATGGGCGGCATGGGCCTCGGATGGGAGCCCTCTCCCTGGATCCAGCTGGCCCTGGCTGCGCCCGTGGTGCTCTGGGGTGGCGCGCCTTTTTTCGCCCGGGGGTGGGCCTCACTCCTGAACGGCCGGGGCAACATGTTCACCCTCGTCGCGCTCGGAACGGGCATCGCCTTCCTTTCCAGCCTCATCGCCACACTCTTTCCCGAGATCTTTCCTGCAACGTTCCGCGGGCCCGACGGGCACCCACCGGTCTACTTCGAGGGCGCGGCGGTCATCGTCACTCTCGTCCTGCTCGGGCAGGTCATCGAGCTGCGCGCCCGCCGTCGTACAGGCGACGCCCTGCGCTCACTCCTCGATCACGCCCCAGCTCGGGCCCTTCGAATCGGAGACGACGGGACGGAGGAAGACGTACCGATCTGCCACGTCCATGTCGGCGATCGGTTGCGTGTGCGCCCCGGCGAAGCCATCCCCGTCGATGGAACGGTGGTTTCCGGCACCAGCGCGGTCGATGAATCGATGGTCACAGGCGAGCCCATTCCGGTCGCCAAGGCGGAGGCCGACGAGCTCGTCGGGGGAACCTTGAACGGAACCGGTGCCCTCGTCATGGAGGCGCGTCGGGTCGGCTCCGAAACACTCCTCTCACGCATCGCGGCGCGGGTTGCGGAAGCCCAGCGCAGTCGGGCGCCGGCCCAGAACCTGGCAGATGCCGTGGCAGCTTGGTTCGTTCCCGCCGTCGTGCTCGCGGCGGCGCTCGCCCTGCTTGCCTGGCTTGCCGTCGGCCCGGAACCTCGCCTTGCCAACGGTGTGTTGGCCGCGGTGGCCGTCCTGATCGTCGCGTGCCCCTGCGCCCTCGGTCTTGCCACGCCGATGTCGATTACCGTCGCGATGGGACGCGGCGCCAGCGCCGGTGTTCTCTTCCGCCAGGCCGATGC contains:
- a CDS encoding NAD-dependent epimerase/dehydratase family protein — translated: MEKVLITGIAGGQGRLLASRLMANFKVCGVDWAPWRGAPDEVSVYSLDLRKRKFEDVIRTERPDAIVHLGMIRHFKGDPKRRHDVNVRGTKQLLDHSIEYGVQKVVVVSSGYVYGAFPENPFYLDEEQPLSASRSYPEIRDLVEVDSLASAFLWKYPHIRTAVLRPVNVLGANVSATIANFLRRERVPTVLGFDPMMQFMHEADMTEAIAQALEQGLQGVFNVVGPGQVPLHTAIRETGGRATPILEPLFRPAIRMLFGAGVVPWPPGALDYLKFPVTLSGERFAEATGFQPLFGLAETFASLREGRS
- a CDS encoding Rieske 2Fe-2S domain-containing protein, encoding MGWHSLEPASKLREGEIKTFRMGGRYLAIGRTADGYFAMDDLCPHAGGSLGEGMLDDECVLCPIHGYAYHVRTGEGFDDGNEVQVYQVELQGELLRVNLHDEE
- a CDS encoding antibiotic biosynthesis monooxygenase, producing the protein MFIAMNRFRIALGSEEVFEELWRSRDSYLEEVPGFRTFQLLKGPADDEAVLYASHTVWESQEAFSAWTESEHFRKAHARGRAPQGTYLGPPQFEGFEVVL
- a CDS encoding VWA domain-containing protein, which codes for MGDDPWVDARCLVHPLLLLALMLTPAAGPSPVRAAGPPIAKAPHPFLEIDAPALAEDTTDDPLFEVRGHGGSRRGDGHDVVIALDVSESTLLDSGLELDGDGPSGRTDPALIEWLIEQTGETPLVQRLRDEQDFEDTVLAAELEAARALASRLDPARFRVGVVTFAEEARVVAPLGATRNELARALTDVPRDLFWESAGTNYQAAVEKAHDLLRPPLGLPDDRLRSIVFLSDGAPTRPLLGNRAERYALEAAVAAGRDEIRLFAFAIGPEAESGLEVLARMTGWTSGRLETVTRPGLIVNRLRQLDLVGLAHLEVVNVTTGEAARALRVFPDGSFDAFVELKPGTNELRFLARDRDDEEHEIVRRVEYRPGATPSETPPAVASGPPGAEATNLEKLRTRTAEIEALAEMEARRQHAKELQIRAEERSQR
- a CDS encoding MBL fold metallo-hydrolase produces the protein MSPSSDLYFHQMPAGEMANLVYLVGSRETRECLLVDPAWNVGGLLDQAAADDMNVVGALVTHYHQDHVGGSIFGMEIEGLAELMARQPVPVHVNKQEADGLRQVTGISENDIVRHEGGDTIELGSMTIRLLHTPGHTPGSQCFLVEPADGPGSLVSGDTLFLGSCGRVDLPGGDPTALYDSLHNQLGKLPDETLLYPGHLYSTEPSSTMAEQKRTNPYLRVTRLEDFLGFMGH
- a CDS encoding electron transfer flavoprotein subunit beta/FixA family protein, translated to MKILVCLKQVPHQDARLDIDGAGTWIKEDGIKFEINSYDTFALEEALRIKDAGEAEVVVVSIGPDRVTQALRTALGMGADRAVHVKDAEIDGSDALGIAKVLAAVAKEESPDLVLMGLMSDDGNASAVPPMLAELMGVPSATAVMKAEPEGDGYRCERELEGGALEVVDLAKPCLIAVQSGLNQVRYASLKGIMAAKKKPLDTKGAGDLGLSGTVGAAGAKAQIEKIYAPVRGEGAEIIEGSTDEVVTQLVGKIKELGLL
- a CDS encoding electron transfer flavoprotein subunit alpha/FixB family protein, producing MGNILIVTEIKDGVIREASYELAAFAQKLGGDVKSLVIGSGIAGEAESFAKKGGGTVYVADDASLANYNVEGYAAAIRAAVDASGADVVLISNTPSGWDVAPRIAAGLDIAFVSDVFDFQDGAYIRRVFNGKLDARIAVPGDKAVVTIQPGALPAFEGSSDGGTESLSVDTSGARSKFVETKVAASKGVDLSAAEVIISGGRGVGDPEKFKEVIQPLADVLGGAMGASRPVVDAGWLPHEYQVGSSGQVVTPKLYVAAGISGAIQHLVGMKGSNFIIAINKDADAPIFEVAQIGVVADLFDVIPALTAALQEAKG
- a CDS encoding DUF3604 domain-containing protein, with the translated sequence MLRRSLVILGLLLAGVLGFLHYAGTGAGTPAPLGGTPEAREIAPAVVAARAEAVQSAAHELGVARSKQILFGDLHVHSTFSFDAFQMSLPMAGGDGAYPVADACDFARHCAGLDFWSINDHAVTLGPRRWAETVDTVRQCNAVAGDSENPDTVAFLGWEWTQVGTTPDSHYGHKNVILRDLEDERIPTRPISAGIPGGAAEEGITAPPPVVLGLLSVAAWKTGGPEFAEYLLETGGFVDCEADVPVRDLPTNCREIAPTPKLLFEKLRDWNLATLVIPHGTTWGYYTPPGSAWDKQLVAGMHDPEAQRLIEVMSGHGNSEEYRPFREVILGADGSRTCPPPTDSYLPSCWRAGEIIQARCAAEGAGEEECQERAAVARQHWVDADRNGGASTVPGVVATEWQDAGQCRDCEIPSFNYRPKSSVQYILSLSDPEAEADADRFRFGIIASSDNHSGRPGTGYKEFSRAELTEARFGNFVHTPLGAPPDREPVAHSEPAATEFSTAVFSSWETERQSSFFMTGGLAAVHSEGRSREEIWDAMQRKEVYGTSGPRILLWFDLLNGPNGSPVPMGGQVALAEPPIFQVRAVGSFEQKPGCPADAGAAMAPGRLERVCQGECYHPSDERRPISRLEIVRILPQENPSEDVTPLIEDPWRVIQCSGDPSGCQAAFTDPDFTGPERDAVYYVRAIEAPSRAVQADPLACTFDETGRCVATSPCSDRPWSDDCLAETEERAWSSPIFVDYRGD